The sequence ATGAtatacgacggtctattaagtgtcaccaccagtccaacatcatctatttaaatcctttttaattaaattattttcttccaccagccacaaaacatgtgattatccatttaaatcatattatatttaattattttcttccaccagtccaaaataaatgttattattatttatttaatttttttaatttaataattgcCTTTCATAATTTCCAAAACGTGTGATTATcgatttaaatcatttttaatttaattattttcttccaccagccacatAACTTGTGATAAtctgtttaaatcttttaaaattaaattattttttaaaaatctgttatcatttgttttaatttatccGATGATCCATCGATTATGTAGTCTACAATCGACTAATATATACAGTCAACAAAATACTTTGTATAAAATCTAAATATTAGATTTTACTTTTCAAGAAATTAGTCAAGCCACAATACTGTAACTTGAAAAAGAAGACATATTCGATTCGAATTTTCAAACAAGGGATCAGAACAAAGATGGCAAACACACAATgttaaaagaaactgaaacatagttgtattaaaattgttcattgcattacataataaaatttacatcaaaaaggggaaaatgaaagaagctttcttctaacaagatcctacaaagaaagcttcttcagcaatgaacaaatcaaaaaaacttaaaaacatatactaaaataaaacatttaaataaattatggggatggtggggggaggggggtaaTGTAGTCAGGGCCTTCCATTCCGAGCCTTTTCAGAATTGCCTTCAAGAAACGAGCAATTTGACGGAGCTCCCGCTCCAAGTAGATGCGGTCTTGACCCAGCCCGTAGAAAAGCCGGTCCAAATCATTCCTTAGGAGGAGGAGGTCGTAGTGCCTCGGAGAAACACGTCTGATGGGGCGCAGAGGTATCCTTCTTGgaggcattttttttatttgggtgaagaataAGAGACGATTTCTGATATTTTCGGTTTAGGGAAAACTGAAGGGTTGCGTAGAAAGAGGGCCTATACTTATAAACCTGTAGATTGCGTCCGTTCATATATCCACCCAATGGTAGGTCGAGTTGTCTGACAAAAGAAAACGTTTCGTTTATGTATACCAGCTATTTTTCCTCGTGAAGAGACGTTTTGTGCAGCTTTTTAATAAATGGGAATGGGAAACAAgggaaataatgattcattgcatcgattggagagataagtcgggaaaatgaccaacataacgtgttagataagcaataatataatcaatacataatattttatagaccatatattatatataccgtAGACTATAGATAGTCTATTGTAGACAAAGCTTTAGGTCGATAACAACTGAACGTTAAAATCTACAGAAATGCACATTCATCCACCAAAACANNNNNNNNNNNNNNNNNNNNNNNNNNNNNNNNNNNNNNNNNNNNNNNNNNNNNNNNNNNNNNNNNNNNNNNNNNNNNNNNNNNNNNNNNNNNNNNNNNNNATaatcaatatataatattttatagaccatatattatatataccgtAGACTATAGATAGTCTATTGTAGACAAAGCTTTAGGTCGATAACAACTGAACGTTAAAATCTACAGAAATGCACATTCATCCACCAaaacagtagctttacaactgaagctaaaaaaaagcctatttatgatttgatgcccATTCTATATGTGATTCTTTTGTGTCcggatttcttgcatattgaacacctattcttccttttggacttgaatgtctcaccgaCGCCCTTAGTGCATTTGAATTTCTTCCTTCCGAGTTTGGGATCGCACGAgggtggagaaattttggtgTCTACCAATTCCTGTGGCATAGTCCATTCAGCCTCCGGAGGGACCACGTTAATTGCTTCCgagtatgcgaggaggtaactTTCATCTTTATAAATTAGCGAAGAGTAGtcgtagatggagttaccataatcTTCGCCATCCCCGTACTTTGCTCGCAAAGCTGCCATCGCGTGTTCGCACgacattttcaccaagtcaaatttttGACAAGAACAgctcctctccaagagattgaccttggtaGTAACGTCGTTGCCGAACACCGTATACTCGTCAAGAACCCCGTTTGGATTACccacatacaaggaatcgctcacactcttattatcccttaggatcctttccgCAGAAGGCACAAATATGTTCTCTTTACCACCGATAAATGCATGCCactccctaaacttttcaccaatttttttagcaattgaattgaatatgtacgacacgggttactcccgttcatccatcaaaatGGAGTTAAGCGACTcggcgatgtttgtggtcatcaagTCGTACCTATTGCCCGGAAAGTGTGCTCTActctatttttcaaaaccaagcatATTTTCAAGGACATGAGCTGCCTCGGGGCATTTACTCTTCAATTCCACAAAATTAtcgctaaactcatcaaaggaataagcctttgccgcggcgtagaatagataaagatgttctccacaGTGTTGATTTACGCAAAGATTTTCAGCGAGGTTCCTCATGCAAAGTCCGTGATGTGCACGACTGTATACACGGGAGAAGGCATTGGCGATGCTAATGTGCCTGTCAGAGATGAcgcatagatctggttcatcttctatgatagacttcagCTTCTGGAAGAAAAAGGTCCAGGAAGCATCGTTCTCTGTATCGACGACACAAAAGGCAATCAGaaatatattattttcagtgTCCTGTGCAACGGCGCTCAGCAGAACGCCCCCGTACTTGCCATACAAATGTGTGTCATCGACGGCAATTACCCttctcatgtgggcatatcctcgtatgcaagctccgaatgctaagaagtagtaaacgaacGATCCATCCATccggtttaccatgatagagtaagaagacccgggattcaataactccaccatgtggAAAAAAGCCGGCAAGCAAGCATATCCGTGCTCCGGTGTCTCACGAATGATGTTCTTCacaattacacttcctttccaacacatccaatagcttgcgtTGCAACGCAATTCGTTAAatacaattctttgaatttctcttatgcttggacccttaccatcccaaAAATGATTTACGCATACTGAAGCAATCAATTCGGATGAGACTTTTTTGTGCCTGCGGGTGGCGTTTTCAACGCCGCACGTATGCATCCCGACATACCTGTATATGCAAAATCTGTCCAAGGTGTCGTACTTTTTTACCCGCAACAGCCAGCCACAACCACGAGATAAGCATTGCGCCTTCATCAATTTCGTGcagctcttctccatataataatcaaaagactgcctcGTCGCTGCTGCGTTTAGTTgcattttcaactcttttttatcGGCGAATGTTTGACCACAACAGAAATTGGTTCCGTCGGTGAAGGAGTGTCCTGCTTGTGATTCCGTTTCACGGTCTTCTTCATTATCTTGCAAGTCCGATGAAAAGTCTTTCATATGCATAGAataatcttccatattaattgtatcatcgacatcgttctcgtaatcattcaaatcGTCGTCGATCAAATCATCGTTGACTTCCGAGCGCCGCAGTAGGGGTGTCGATGAATTCagcggtccttcaaaggacctctcaaccacatttatcctcaaaattggcCTAAATCCATCTGCATCAGCATCCATTATGTACATCAGCACACGTATAtcgctatttatgatcgtaggattcacctttttcctcgaatgcattacataactaatcaccacgttgCTCGGCGCGCAATCTAGATACCCGCTCTGCATTACACTTGCAACAAATTCGTCGTACAAACTGTTGCGGCGAACAAGAATGGGAATTGTCTCCTTGGTAAATGATCTCCATTTTCAACATTGCgaagtctccacccattctcccattaaatcaccagaaaccagaacgaattctgcaatagacatcctagaattaagcttcggtcgatggtagattatgcttatggtctatgtCGTGTTGTATGCACGGTCGATGATTGGCGAGGACGGGTCGATGACTGCGCAGATTTCCGTACTTgtacttgaaattgcaaatattgcttgtaatcaatgattgttgggtttatggaataaagaaatgaacttggagtcgcctgagctgctgtaatgcactttctaaagtggttttgagtaatgtgagtgatttaaagctttttaacaatggtggaaagtgtgtttgagaagataggaaacaaatggggtaacaatggatgcaatggacaagcttatgatgtttgtggactaatttacaGTTGATCGCCGGAAAATAACGCCAGAAAAGTGACCGGAATCGAAGCTTTTTGGTGGAAAAAATAAccattttctatttttagcttttggaatttttttttttaatatttttggaaacctagatattatttttatatatatagtggtggatgatggagtgggttgaagtgtattattagaaacttgtgggtaaatttattaagttggaagtattgggttaaagtgaattattataaaggttggggctgaaattgttaagttgaaaaagttgatggtGAGGTAAAATTAAGTGGATATTTGGCAAAggatttaaaacttgtgggtatttgacaaaatagtttggaTAAAGAGTCTTTTTGGCATAAAGGCCCGAAAAAGAAGGCGGTTCGGTTAAATGACATTTTTACCCTTTATCTACCCGATTATATACTCATACACGTAACCCACAAATACATTTCATATTAGCATCTACATTATTAATACGTGCACATAGCTCTAGTAAGTATCCAAACGATCATCGACCTAACCcacaagaaccctagctctaaTAATGTCTGCATAACCTAACCCACAAGAACCCTAGCCCTAATAATACCTAGCCCTAATAATACCTGCATAACTAATACATCTCATATTAATATCTACATTATTATTACTAGCATAACTCTAATCAGTAACGAACGACCATTGACCTAACCCACAAGAACCCTAACCTTATTAATACCTGCATAACGTCCATCGACCTGACCCACAAGAACCTTAATCCTAATAATACCAGCATAACTAATACATTATACGTCCAGtattaatatttgtattattCATGCGTGCATAACTTTAATGAGTAACCAAGCCATCAATAGAGAAAGAAAGAACATGGAGAAGAGTGTGGTTTATTTGTATGGTGGGAACAAAGAATACACCATATGGTATCGAGTGGTTGTTGATGATGAGACGACGACGAAAAACAAGGAGGAAAACCAATCAATTTCTCCAGTTGCCCTTCTATCGTTTGCTGAGTATGAATTATTGTTAGGAAGTTCTTTGATATAAGTTTTGCCTCAACTTTAAATAGGAACATTTAGACACCTCACATCGTCTCCATAGTGTCAGTTGAACATCCAACTTATAAAATAATCATCTAGACACCTCCCAGATTTATGTGCCATGTCAACATTGGGTGGCTACGAGATATAGTGGAGACGAATTGGAGTGTTTAGTTGTCACTTGAGATCAAGTTGAAACGTCTAGATGTGCACGCTCAAAATTAGAGTGCTTACTTGCCCACTGAGGCCAAGTTTGAGTGTCGATTTTTTATATTATGCCTTTAGCTTTTAGTCGAGAACTTATGCTGAGATCCACATTGTCCATGAAAGACATTTCGTCTTCCAATTCGGCCATCAcactttgatttttttgaaaagagGAGGCGCGAGTGGCATTGGTTTGGAGTCAACATATAAGAGTTTTAGCAATTAGgaatgttcatgttattattgcaGCAAGAAACATGGAGGCCGCGAATGAGGCAAACCAGCGTATTCTCTAGGAAAACAAAGCTGCTCGCATCGATGTTGAGAAACTTGAACTAAGCTCAATTAGATCTGTCAAGGCATTTGCTGATAATTTCAAAGCACTTATCCTTCCTCTCAATATCTTAATGTAAATTCTTGATCTCTATATGTTTCTCCAATTCTACCTTATTGATTGAGAAGCAAACTAAGTTCGTTCTTGATCTATATGTTTCTCCAATTCTGCCTTATTGATTGAGAAGCAGAATATGTTTGCCTAATGAGAATTTGCAAAAACAGAAACAATTCAGGTGTATTATGTTCAGCCCATTTCAGCATTCAGAAGACAGACAGAGTTTGAGATGCAATTCGTGACAAATCGTCTAGGTATAATACACTGACACACTCTGTTACAGCTATTTTTGTTAAATAGAAGAGTATATGAAGTTGACCATAGTaaaacaagaaaatgaaaaatacattACACGAAAGTCAAAACTTTCATACAAGAGAAGCAAATGAAAGAAAGTTTCGTACAATTGATATACATTTTGGGTAGAAATTGATcttatttttgtgttattattttcaGGTCACTTGTACTCGACTAATCGTCTTCTAGACAAAATGAAGGAAACTGCAAAATCTACTGGTATTCAGGATAGAGTTGTGAACTTGTCATCAGTAGCTCACGGATGCACTTATAAAGGAGGAACAAGATTTCACAAGATCAATAACAAGAGCAGGTATACGACGGTCATATGTTGCCGGTCTCTacaaaaatgttgtcacacctGTGTCGGATCGTCAAGAAAAGcactatttttgaagaatccgacacaCATCGAATGGATTTTTGAAGAGCCCAAGCAACAAAAAGGCTACCCTATTGATCTTTGCACCAGTGCAATGTAGACACTAATATATTCAATTACTACTATATTATGACTACTCATTTTAACTAATTTACCTATCTTATTGTCTTTTTAGAAGGTCCACCTGCAGGGACGGCTATCCTCCTTAACAATTTAGTCATAAAGCATGCAGCTAAACCTCCACCACCTTCTCCACCAGTTATTGAGGTCAGTTGAAAATGTGCAATGTTTGTTTCTTTCCTTTGTAATTTACATAGTACTTGAAGCTTAATATTTTCTGTGTAAGTGTTAGGTTATGCCACTTAAGCTAGCTAGCTGGAAATTCAGTTGTTTGGTCTGTTTAAGCGTTAAAAGTACTTTCATGCTACACCGACCATTACCTCCCTGTACAGAGTTTGATGCATTCTGtttcatattcatcttttttaGGATGCTGGTTTTGGTGTTAATATAATTGCAAATACAAATTTGAATGATGGCACAAATGGTTGGTTCCCACTCGAAAACTGTACAATGAGCGTTCAAACAGGCTCACCACATATAATGCCTCCAATGGCTAGAGATTCCGTTGGTGCTCATGAGCCTTTAAGTGGCCGCTACATTTTGGTGACTAGTCGTACTCAAAACTGGATGGGCCCTTCTCAGATGATCACAGATAAAGTAAAACTCTATTTGACATATCAAGTATCTGCATGGGTTGAAATTGGACAAGCATCAGGACCTCAAAACGTAAATGTTGCCCTTGGAGTAGACAGCCAATGGGTGAATGGGGGCCAAGCTGAGATCAGCAGTGATAGGTGGCATGAAATTGGAGGATCTCTAAGAATTGAGAAGAAGTGGTTTATATTCAGGGTTCTGCTGCTGGTGTAGAGCTAATGGTCGTCGGGCTTCAAATATTTCCAGTTGACAGAACTGCACGGTTAGACTCTTGGAAGAGGCAAACTGCAAAAGTGATGCTTAATTTTGTGTTCATGATAGTTTTAACTTATTGTGTTTAAGTAATGATCATCAGTTGTTTTGAGGAGTTTCATAAGTGAAACCATCCCAGATTTACTGTTGCAACACTGCTTTTGAGTACAAATCTGCGAAGTTTCTTTTTACCGTTGGAGAAGTTTTgaaggaaaagagaagaaaaaaagagttccTTGTGGATATATCTCTCTTTTAAAATTGCCATTACTGCCATTAGAATATGGATTTCCTATATCTTTCTTCTGAATAGCAGAGAATGTCGTTACCTTGTAGACGGTTTATTAAACATGTGTAGTAAAGACTCTTTCTTGCTGATTCTCTTTACAGATACGCAAGCGAGAGGTAATATTGAAGTTCTCAAGATCAGATTGAGGCAGTTTGTTTGGCACATTTATTAGAGTTAGACAACTGCAAAACAACTTCCCCTTTGGATCAGCCATAAGCAGAACAAACATGGATAATGAAGACTTCAATGATTTCTTTGTCAAGAATTTTAATTGGGCTATGTTTGGAAATGAGCTGAAATGGTACTGGACAGAAGCACAGAAAGGGAACTTATATTATAAAGATGTTGATGAGCTCCTGGACTTCTGCACAAAAAACAACATCCAAGTTAGAGGTCACTGCATCTTTTGGGAGGTAATTGACACTGTTCAAGCATGGATACAAGCCTTGAAAAAAAATGACTTGATGACGGCTGTTCAAAACTGTATAACTGGGCTACTGACACGGTACAAGGGAAAGTTCCCGTATTATGATGTGAATAATGAGATGATGCAGATTGGGTAAAGACATCAGGGTAAACATGTTTAAAACTGCACATCAATTGGACCCTTCCGCCATCCTATTTGTAAATGATTACCATGCAGAGGAAGGAAGCGATTCTCGATCTTCCCTTGAGAAGTACATTGAGCATATTCTTGATCTCCAAGAGCACGGTGTACCTGTCAGAGGTATAGGTATTCAGGGACATATTGACAGTCCCGTAGGTCCCATTGT is a genomic window of Capsicum annuum cultivar UCD-10X-F1 unplaced genomic scaffold, UCD10Xv1.1 ctg68262, whole genome shotgun sequence containing:
- the LOC124894022 gene encoding uncharacterized protein LOC124894022, with protein sequence MEDYSMHMKDFSSDLQDNEEDRETESQAGHSFTDGTNFCCGQTFADKKELKMQLNAAATRQSFDYYMEKSCTKLMKAQCLSRGCGWLLRVKKYDTLDRFCIYRYVGMHTCGVENATRRHKKVSSELIASVCVNHFWDGKGPSIREIQRIVFNELRCNASYWMCWKGSVIVKNIIRETPEHGYACLPAFFHMVEVIAVDDTHLYGKYGGVLLSAVAQDTENNIFLIAFCVVDTENDASWTFFFQKLKSIIEDEPDLCVISDRHISIANAFSRVYSRAHHGLCMRNLAENLCSVSDSLYVGNPNGVLDEYTVFGNDVTTKVNLLERSCSCQKFDLVKMSCEHAMAALRAKYGDGEDYGNSIYDYSSLIYKDESYLLAYSEAINVVPPEAEWTMPQELTTRPTIGWIYERTQSTGL